In Synergistaceae bacterium, the DNA window ATTTAATGCGTAGAATTAAAGTTTTCGATACTACTTTGCGTGACGGCGAACAGTCCCCCGGCTGCAGCATGAATCTTAGCGAGAAAATTGTTATGGCCAAGCAGCTTGATAGACTCGGAGTTGACATTATCGAGGCAGGTTTTGCAATCGCTTCACCGATGGACTTCAAGAGCATTCAAGCAATCGCACAGGCAGCTTCAAATTGTGTAATAGCTTCTCTTGCACGCTGTAACAAGAACGACATTAACGCAGCTTGGGACGCAGTAAAAGACGCAAAGAAACCCCGAATACACGTTTTTATCGCTACAAGTGATGTTCATATGCAATATAAATTAAGATTGACACGCGAACAAGTTTTGCAGACTATTTCAGAAATGGTGAGCTATGCAAAATCTAAATGTGATGACATAGAGTTTTCTGCGGAAGATGCTTCACGGTCGGATAAAGAATTTCTCGCGCAGGCCTTCTCTAACGCAATCGCAGCAGGTGCCACAACAATTAACGTCCCTGATACTGTCGGATATTCTACACCTCAAGAAATGGCCGAGTTGATTAATTATTTGCGTGAACATGTTGCAGGCATTGAAAATGTTGATATTTCTGTGCATTGTCATAATGATTTAGGAATGGGAGTCGCAAATTCCTTAGCGTGCATTAAGGCCGGAGCTTCACAAGTCGAATGCACTGTAAACGGAATCGGCGAGAGAGCAGGAAACGCCAGCCTTGAAGAAATTGCTATGGCACTTCACACAAGACGCGATTTTTACGACGCTGACACGAATATTAATACGCGCGAAATTTATAAATCAAGCCGTCTACTCAGCAACATTACAGGAGTCCCAATTGCACCGACAAAACCTATTGTAGGCGCAAACGCATTCGCACATGAGGCCGGAATACATCAGCATGGAATGATTACGAACGCTCAGACTTACGAAATTATGAATCCTGACGAAATCGGAATCCCTCATAGAGCATTAGTACTCGGCAAGCATTCAGGCAAACACGCACTACGCGAGAGACTCGAAACTATGGGCTATGAAATTCCTGATGAGGAGCTTGAAGACATTTTCACGCGCTTCAAGAAATTAGCAGACGCTAAGAAAGTTATCACAAGTTCAGATTTAGAGGCTTTGACTCTGCACCGTTCAAGAATCGTCAAGACAGAAGGAAACGCAGCACCGTTATGTCATTTAGTGAGTCATTCTATAACATCAGGCAGCGACATCCCGAAATTGTCATATGTGAAAATTGAGCGCGATAATAAATTTATGGAAGGAGTCGAGTTCGGCGCAGGACCTCTTGACGCAGCATTTAAAGCAGTCAATAAAATGTTAGGCGTTGAGGCAAGACTCGAAGATTTCAGCGTTAGGGCAGTAACAGAAGGCGAGGACTCAATCGGTGAAGCTGTCGTAAAAATTTCAAGTTCTGCAACCGGTGAAATGTACACTGGCTCTGGAATTTCTACGGACATTGTAGAAGCGTCATTGCAGGCATATATAAACGGCGTTAATAAAATGTTTGAGGCCGGAGAGAATTTATAAGCAGTAAAAATTTTTCCCCTTGTGATTCATTCGCAGGGGGATTTACACTCCAGATATTAACGAGAGGGGAGACGGGCTTTTGAGGAACCCGCCAAATTTTTTTTACGGACGCAATAACGGCAGCTCCGACCGCACAAACCAATA includes these proteins:
- a CDS encoding 2-isopropylmalate synthase, whose product is MRRIKVFDTTLRDGEQSPGCSMNLSEKIVMAKQLDRLGVDIIEAGFAIASPMDFKSIQAIAQAASNCVIASLARCNKNDINAAWDAVKDAKKPRIHVFIATSDVHMQYKLRLTREQVLQTISEMVSYAKSKCDDIEFSAEDASRSDKEFLAQAFSNAIAAGATTINVPDTVGYSTPQEMAELINYLREHVAGIENVDISVHCHNDLGMGVANSLACIKAGASQVECTVNGIGERAGNASLEEIAMALHTRRDFYDADTNINTREIYKSSRLLSNITGVPIAPTKPIVGANAFAHEAGIHQHGMITNAQTYEIMNPDEIGIPHRALVLGKHSGKHALRERLETMGYEIPDEELEDIFTRFKKLADAKKVITSSDLEALTLHRSRIVKTEGNAAPLCHLVSHSITSGSDIPKLSYVKIERDNKFMEGVEFGAGPLDAAFKAVNKMLGVEARLEDFSVRAVTEGEDSIGEAVVKISSSATGEMYTGSGISTDIVEASLQAYINGVNKMFEAGENL